One window from the genome of Elaeis guineensis isolate ETL-2024a chromosome 5, EG11, whole genome shotgun sequence encodes:
- the LOC114912915 gene encoding uncharacterized protein: MLFDTGIEKVEGESSTRQKKRMITSLVWMGHYVIALINRLSDIEMELAKAHEKRKAAETSEAKANVAAVEVQSKVEAAEAEVAHLKKVLEEAKASKAKVAYLASKKERWQEVQAKVAEAEKVEDRAAEARCKVMEAFHASEEFSQEKIDLS; the protein is encoded by the exons ATGCTTTTTGACACTGGCATAGAAAAGGTCGAAGGGGAGAGCTCCACAAGGCAAAAGAAGCGGATGATAACCTCTCTAGTTTGG ATGGGTCACTATGTCATCGCCCTTATTAATAGATTGAGTGACATTGAAATGGAATTGGCCAAAGCACATGAAAAGCGCAAAGCAGCTGAAACTTCTGAAGCTAAGGCGAATGTTGCTGCTGTTGAGGTCCAATCCAAGGTGGAAGCTGCAGAAGCCGAAGTTGCCCACCTGAAGAAGGTGTTAGAGGAGGCCAAGGCTTCAAAGGCGAAGGTGGCCTACTTGGcttcaaaaaaagagagatggcAGGAGGTGCAAGCCAAAGTCGCTGAAGCTGAAAAGGTGGAGGATCGGGCTGCCGAAGCTAGGTGCAAGGTGATGGAAGCTTTCCATGCATCCGAGGAGTTCTCCCAGGAAAAGATTGACTTAAGCTAG